From Phenylobacterium montanum, the proteins below share one genomic window:
- a CDS encoding carotenoid oxygenase family protein, with the protein MMNIRFPNNDFTSFEAPMRAEIDLDGLEVVQGAVPQHLDGGFFRLIGDRKWPSFVENDVFMLNEDGMASCFYFKDGRVNFRMRYVRTPRFVAEEKAGRALFGQYRNPFSDDSSVAGLSRGTANVTMLVHGGKLLAMKEDSPAIEMNPFTLETIGEYDWDGKVTATAITAHPKIDSRTGELVFFGYCAAGPATTDIAYYEADSNGRIIHEAWFHAPYTCMVHDIMVTQNYVVFPITPLRHELEWIQRHEPAFKWDYTKEVYLGVLPRKGRGDQIRWFKGPNQCHGHTIGAYDDGRYIYADNTFSKRSFFRFFPNIDGSQIEPAHTMPYAKRVVIDMEGQGDGFTEQPLFEYPGELPRIDTRFETVPYSFATMNLLDVPGQERVGGGFQWIATLDVSGKGPSKILYAGHNCSIGEPQFVPAHDEAAEGEGYIMAVVGRHEQMRSELLILDASDINAPPVATVALPFRLRSTGHGYWYGGRQLRGETNLLGAW; encoded by the coding sequence ATGATGAATATCCGATTCCCGAACAATGATTTCACGAGCTTCGAAGCGCCTATGCGCGCAGAGATCGATTTGGACGGCCTAGAGGTCGTGCAGGGGGCGGTTCCGCAACATCTTGATGGCGGCTTTTTTCGCCTGATTGGGGACAGGAAGTGGCCGTCATTTGTCGAAAACGATGTCTTCATGCTCAATGAAGACGGCATGGCATCCTGCTTCTATTTCAAGGACGGCAGGGTCAATTTCCGCATGCGGTACGTTCGCACGCCCCGCTTCGTTGCGGAGGAAAAGGCAGGGCGGGCGCTATTCGGCCAATATCGTAATCCCTTCTCCGACGATTCCTCGGTAGCCGGCCTCAGCCGCGGCACCGCGAACGTCACGATGTTGGTGCACGGCGGCAAACTTCTTGCGATGAAGGAGGACAGCCCTGCGATCGAGATGAATCCCTTCACACTTGAAACGATTGGAGAGTATGACTGGGATGGTAAGGTAACCGCTACGGCGATCACCGCTCACCCCAAAATTGATTCTCGAACCGGCGAGCTGGTGTTCTTCGGATATTGCGCTGCCGGTCCAGCCACGACCGATATCGCGTACTATGAAGCCGATAGCAATGGGCGCATCATTCACGAGGCGTGGTTTCACGCCCCCTACACCTGCATGGTCCACGACATCATGGTCACGCAGAACTATGTCGTCTTCCCTATCACTCCGCTTCGCCACGAACTGGAATGGATCCAGCGGCACGAGCCGGCCTTCAAGTGGGATTACACCAAGGAGGTCTATCTCGGGGTGCTGCCGCGCAAAGGACGTGGCGATCAGATCCGATGGTTCAAAGGTCCTAATCAATGCCATGGCCACACCATCGGCGCTTATGATGACGGGCGCTACATCTATGCCGACAACACGTTCAGCAAGCGGTCCTTCTTCCGCTTCTTCCCGAACATCGACGGTTCGCAGATCGAGCCGGCCCACACCATGCCCTACGCCAAGCGCGTCGTGATCGACATGGAAGGCCAGGGGGATGGCTTCACCGAGCAGCCGCTCTTCGAATATCCGGGCGAGCTTCCCCGCATCGACACCCGCTTCGAAACCGTGCCATACAGCTTCGCCACGATGAACCTGCTCGACGTTCCCGGCCAGGAACGCGTCGGTGGCGGCTTCCAGTGGATCGCGACCCTGGACGTTAGTGGCAAGGGTCCATCCAAGATCCTCTACGCCGGGCACAATTGTTCGATTGGTGAGCCGCAGTTCGTTCCTGCTCACGACGAGGCGGCGGAAGGCGAGGGCTACATCATGGCTGTCGTCGGTCGGCACGAGCAAATGCGAAGCGAACTGCTCATCCTTGATGCGAGCGACATCAACGCACCGCCCGTGGCGACGGTGGCTCTCCCGTTCCGTCTCCGAAGCACCGGTCACGGATACTGGTACGGGGGACGGCAACTGCGCGGAGAAACCAATCTCTTGGGAGCATGGTGA
- a CDS encoding SDR family oxidoreductase encodes MRNLSGKVAFVTGGASGIGFGIVEALLDRGVKVVIADLREDHLGEARAHLGEREDVMTLSVDVIDRAQMAEAAKRTLDAFGRCDILVNNAGVGVNPSIDTMTYEDWDWVLSVNLGGPINGLMAFLPAMLRQGEGHIVTTSSMAGLLPTANNYIYAASKYAVRGMSDSLRLTLASRGIGVSVLYPGLTRSRMLASGENRQRRFQTGMSVAAPSGGPVKPAEDSGMDPREVGEAVVEGILQNRGYIISHSEFREELADHFNDILAACPPPQQIDPGRKMLEDARRRQTAAAMQAIEVLTARGW; translated from the coding sequence ATGCGGAATCTGTCGGGGAAGGTGGCTTTCGTCACCGGCGGAGCCAGCGGCATTGGCTTTGGGATCGTCGAGGCCCTGCTCGACAGGGGCGTCAAGGTGGTGATCGCCGATCTGCGCGAAGACCATCTTGGCGAGGCGCGCGCCCACCTGGGGGAGCGCGAGGATGTCATGACCCTGTCGGTTGATGTCATCGACCGCGCCCAGATGGCCGAGGCCGCCAAGCGGACGCTCGATGCGTTTGGCCGATGCGATATTTTGGTGAACAACGCTGGCGTCGGCGTAAACCCGTCGATCGACACCATGACCTATGAAGACTGGGATTGGGTGCTATCCGTAAATCTAGGCGGCCCAATCAACGGTCTCATGGCCTTTCTCCCGGCCATGCTTCGTCAGGGGGAGGGTCACATCGTCACCACATCGTCGATGGCAGGCCTGCTGCCCACGGCGAACAACTACATCTACGCCGCCTCCAAGTACGCGGTGCGGGGCATGAGCGACTCCCTGCGCCTCACGCTGGCATCCCGCGGGATTGGCGTGTCGGTGCTTTATCCGGGGCTGACCCGCAGTCGGATGCTCGCGTCCGGAGAAAACCGGCAGCGCCGGTTCCAGACAGGGATGTCCGTTGCGGCGCCGTCCGGGGGGCCGGTCAAGCCTGCAGAGGACTCCGGGATGGACCCGCGCGAGGTCGGTGAGGCCGTCGTCGAGGGAATCCTCCAAAACCGCGGCTACATCATCTCGCATTCGGAATTTCGCGAGGAACTGGCCGATCATTTCAACGACATCCTGGCCGCCTGTCCGCCGCCCCAGCAGATCGATCCGGGGCGGAAGATGCTCGAAGACGCGCGCCGCAGACAGACCGCCGCCGCCATGCAGGCGATCGAGGTCCTCACCGCAAGGGGTTGGTAG
- a CDS encoding GntR family transcriptional regulator has translation MIVGASAANTKAACVIAAQTEEDLIGRGWPTGIIYGSETQLATRFGVCRVVMREAVRILESRGTAQMRRGPNGGLLVLAPTMPVVLEAIHRYIMSRFRELHQGSACRTILHTVHARLTGPGSETCEGPGLIDFLEVLISAVDQFAREGPAGHVLQSAAAKSARSRAAQVLRLLMKDLHGRDATDHRLGSEFDLCDRYSADRNAMRQAVRVLEFEGIAESLAGRGKGLMVRTPEPSALCRLIICYFTATRVTPGDATHLFKMLSAEVVSMAAEQATDSQLGRLGDIQRLLESDARVTTKVIQQAEESLFGFIDEPLIDILLRCTGSYSIWWSSIDPESEQGRSVYRTTTLKVVSALLARDGVAAAVAQAHKVECLNRLT, from the coding sequence GTGATCGTGGGCGCGTCCGCTGCGAACACGAAAGCAGCCTGTGTGATCGCAGCGCAGACCGAGGAGGATCTTATCGGCCGCGGCTGGCCAACGGGGATCATCTACGGCTCTGAGACGCAATTAGCGACAAGGTTCGGGGTTTGCCGCGTCGTAATGCGCGAAGCCGTTCGGATTCTGGAGAGTCGCGGAACGGCGCAGATGCGGCGAGGGCCCAATGGGGGGCTGTTGGTGCTGGCGCCGACCATGCCGGTCGTGCTCGAAGCGATCCATCGTTACATCATGTCCCGTTTCCGCGAGCTCCACCAGGGAAGCGCCTGCCGGACGATCCTGCACACGGTTCATGCGAGGCTGACGGGCCCAGGATCCGAAACTTGTGAAGGTCCAGGGCTCATCGATTTCCTGGAAGTCCTGATCTCAGCAGTTGACCAATTTGCCCGCGAGGGTCCTGCAGGTCATGTTTTACAAAGCGCAGCTGCTAAGAGTGCACGTTCTCGAGCCGCGCAGGTCCTCAGGTTGCTTATGAAGGATTTGCACGGCCGAGACGCGACTGATCATCGTCTAGGATCGGAATTCGATCTCTGCGACCGCTACAGCGCCGATCGTAATGCGATGCGCCAGGCGGTGCGGGTTCTGGAATTCGAGGGGATAGCTGAATCCCTAGCTGGACGTGGCAAGGGACTTATGGTGCGTACACCAGAACCCTCCGCCCTTTGTCGACTGATAATCTGCTACTTCACCGCGACCCGAGTCACGCCGGGTGATGCGACGCATCTTTTCAAGATGTTGAGCGCCGAGGTTGTTTCTATGGCCGCCGAGCAGGCCACCGATAGTCAGCTGGGCCGTTTAGGGGACATACAGCGCCTGCTCGAGTCCGACGCCCGCGTCACGACAAAAGTAATCCAACAGGCAGAGGAGAGCCTGTTCGGATTTATCGATGAGCCCCTCATCGACATTCTGCTGCGCTGCACCGGGAGCTATTCGATCTGGTGGTCCTCGATCGATCCCGAAAGCGAGCAAGGGCGCTCTGTATATCGAACGACGACGCTCAAGGTGGTTTCGGCGCTGCTTGCCCGGGATGGGGTTGCAGCTGCAGTCGCCCAGGCCCATAAGGTCGAGTGTCTCAACAGGCTGACCTGA
- a CDS encoding LLM class flavin-dependent oxidoreductase — MHVGYATGFQHQSGPRLNDTQFLKQDLEMALQAENLGFESIWVTEHHFTDYSISPSPLQALAYLAGKTKRVKLGTQVVVLPWNDPVRVAEQALWLDNITEGRLLLGFGRGLGKMEYEGMRVDINQTRQLYREYAELIIGALETGVIEGGAITQQPRRELRPRPYGSFEGRIFGSAGSPESVRTVAELGMGILIINPEPRPNLGVDFATYDQVWNETHGAGRTAPSPLLSGTIFVDESSDRAKEMSCKYHRVNFRAAVKNYGMADDDFGTSKGNEFYKSMRIAPEKIDEMADKMGTVMPAGNPTEILEILDRINKEAKLQGFFPHFHFGGMPREEAERNMRLFAEKCLDEVKSWPCQNTLDGGAHKLQAA, encoded by the coding sequence ATGCACGTAGGCTACGCCACCGGATTCCAACATCAGAGCGGACCCCGCCTGAATGACACCCAGTTCCTGAAGCAGGATCTGGAAATGGCGCTCCAAGCGGAAAATCTAGGGTTCGAGTCGATTTGGGTCACGGAGCACCACTTCACCGATTATTCTATTTCTCCTTCGCCGCTGCAGGCGCTGGCTTACCTGGCCGGGAAGACGAAGCGCGTAAAACTGGGAACCCAGGTCGTCGTGCTTCCGTGGAACGACCCGGTTCGGGTCGCCGAGCAGGCGCTCTGGCTCGACAACATTACCGAGGGCCGGCTGCTACTCGGTTTCGGCCGCGGCCTCGGCAAGATGGAATACGAGGGCATGCGGGTCGACATCAATCAGACCAGGCAGCTCTACCGCGAATACGCGGAACTGATCATCGGCGCGCTCGAGACCGGCGTGATCGAGGGGGGCGCGATTACACAGCAGCCGCGCCGCGAACTGCGCCCGCGTCCTTACGGGAGCTTCGAAGGGCGCATCTTCGGCTCCGCCGGCTCGCCGGAGTCCGTGCGCACCGTAGCCGAACTCGGGATGGGCATTTTGATCATCAATCCCGAGCCGCGCCCAAACCTGGGCGTCGACTTCGCCACCTACGACCAAGTGTGGAATGAAACCCACGGGGCTGGCCGGACGGCGCCCAGCCCTCTTCTTTCAGGTACAATCTTCGTTGACGAGAGCAGTGACCGCGCCAAGGAAATGTCCTGCAAATACCACCGGGTGAATTTCCGGGCCGCCGTGAAGAACTACGGCATGGCGGACGACGACTTCGGCACGTCGAAGGGCAATGAGTTCTACAAGAGCATGAGGATCGCGCCCGAGAAGATCGACGAGATGGCCGACAAGATGGGTACCGTCATGCCGGCCGGAAATCCCACTGAAATCCTCGAAATCCTGGATAGGATAAACAAGGAAGCCAAGCTTCAAGGCTTCTTCCCGCACTTCCACTTCGGCGGCATGCCGCGGGAAGAGGCGGAGCGTAACATGCGCCTTTTCGCCGAGAAATGCCTTGACGAGGTCAAGAGTTGGCCTTGCCAAAACACGCTCGATGGCGGAGCGCACAAGTTGCAGGCCGCCTAG
- a CDS encoding GntR family transcriptional regulator: protein MMTDALPLEPAPSILTAANDDSLLGDVIGERRDGAEKGACRVARRIEESLIANGWPRGLSCGSEQALAERFGIGRAVIREAVRILEVRGTARMVRGPRGGLRILEIDPRRTADVLVRFALFFGVTEAQLGEAEKALGHVREELEGPEARHGRPAERQHLAVLDFFDGVVSSLQRMIRSVDGRAAFRPLLIPEDGRCSRAQEIAKRMLLECSAEEWTRGHRLGSEEDLCFRYGVDRDVFRQAVRILESAGAAETFCGRGHGLVSQAPRTGSVARLVSCLFASSGVDPQAVMLVFQRLSIEIVSLAAARTSPDRCEEVARALDQLEDALNGRDASKVLPRVFAVEEAIESVAANPILHLFVQSVRGYPSAHLPRDPALLDAMNRQFLVLSRPILEAFRANCVQAAASAQRSRASGLAFLSEAFFSKPTAKTSLIVVSR from the coding sequence ATGATGACAGACGCCCTCCCTCTGGAGCCCGCCCCGTCCATCCTCACTGCCGCCAATGACGACAGTCTCCTTGGCGATGTCATTGGCGAAAGGCGGGATGGAGCGGAAAAGGGAGCCTGTCGGGTCGCCAGACGCATCGAGGAGAGCCTGATCGCAAACGGATGGCCGCGCGGACTCTCGTGCGGCTCTGAACAAGCCCTGGCGGAACGTTTTGGGATCGGGCGGGCCGTGATACGCGAGGCCGTCAGGATACTTGAAGTGCGCGGCACCGCACGGATGGTCCGGGGGCCGCGGGGTGGGCTTCGAATTCTCGAGATCGACCCCCGTCGCACGGCCGACGTTCTCGTCAGATTCGCTCTTTTTTTTGGCGTAACCGAAGCCCAACTCGGTGAAGCCGAGAAGGCGCTTGGACATGTTCGCGAAGAACTGGAGGGGCCTGAGGCGCGGCATGGGAGACCGGCTGAACGGCAGCATTTGGCCGTGCTGGATTTTTTCGACGGCGTCGTCAGCTCGTTGCAGCGGATGATTCGGAGCGTCGACGGGAGGGCGGCTTTTCGGCCTCTGCTCATTCCGGAGGATGGCCGGTGTTCGCGGGCGCAGGAGATCGCAAAACGCATGCTCCTCGAATGCTCGGCCGAGGAGTGGACTCGCGGCCATCGCCTCGGGTCGGAAGAAGATCTTTGCTTCCGCTATGGCGTTGACCGAGACGTCTTTCGTCAAGCGGTGCGGATCCTTGAAAGCGCGGGCGCCGCCGAGACCTTCTGCGGGCGCGGTCACGGCTTGGTGAGTCAGGCGCCGCGGACTGGAAGCGTGGCTCGTCTAGTGTCCTGTCTCTTCGCCAGTAGCGGCGTGGATCCGCAGGCGGTCATGCTCGTGTTCCAGCGGTTGAGCATCGAAATCGTTTCGCTGGCGGCGGCCAGGACTTCGCCGGACAGGTGCGAAGAGGTGGCTCGAGCGCTCGACCAGCTGGAGGACGCGCTCAATGGGCGCGATGCCAGCAAAGTGTTGCCGCGAGTCTTTGCGGTCGAGGAGGCCATCGAATCGGTCGCGGCAAATCCCATCCTGCACCTTTTCGTACAGAGCGTGCGCGGCTACCCGTCGGCCCACCTGCCCCGGGATCCGGCGCTTCTCGACGCAATGAACCGGCAGTTTCTCGTGTTGAGCCGCCCGATCCTCGAGGCGTTTCGCGCGAACTGCGTCCAGGCCGCGGCAAGCGCACAACGATCACGGGCCAGCGGATTGGCCTTCCTCAGTGAAGCCTTCTTCTCCAAGCCGACCGCAAAAACGTCATTGATTGTCGTATCACGGTAA
- a CDS encoding nuclear transport factor 2 family protein: MSTNDNAARLQANKEVVKRLMSRLFNPATSDTPETRALMTENYIQHNPNFANGPESVMRFPHTQKAREMFGVLKFAGEPLVIAEEDYVMMMQPVHRDKGDGTGVTFVSFWFDLWRMEDGKAAEHWDYADWDPDLAGKRDA, translated from the coding sequence ATGAGCACAAACGACAATGCCGCGCGGCTACAGGCTAATAAGGAGGTTGTGAAGCGGCTGATGAGCCGGTTGTTCAATCCGGCGACGAGCGACACCCCCGAGACGCGCGCGCTGATGACCGAGAACTATATCCAGCACAATCCGAACTTCGCCAACGGCCCGGAATCGGTGATGCGCTTCCCACATACGCAGAAGGCGCGGGAGATGTTCGGGGTTCTTAAGTTCGCGGGGGAGCCTTTGGTGATCGCCGAGGAAGACTATGTGATGATGATGCAGCCTGTGCATCGTGACAAAGGCGACGGCACCGGCGTGACCTTCGTCTCGTTCTGGTTCGACCTGTGGCGCATGGAGGACGGCAAGGCGGCCGAGCACTGGGACTACGCGGATTGGGACCCCGATCTTGCGGGCAAGCGAGATGCCTGA
- a CDS encoding MFS transporter → MSGDDRLAPQESPAPSEASRQAMTVAIACSICMGFSFAPVFIGTFPLFLEPVSRQFQWSAAIFPQAMLVSGLTGVLFGPLVGRLIDKLGVRKVLLPGLIAWAATLAAMSFLNGSVALLYVVSAVMGPVAATCGPVALAKVVSSWFDRSRGTALSAVLGGSVAIFTALLLVLARVLIHDIGWRGAYLALASLVVFIALPVSFFFLKEAPQSSPPPKEGMPIPAGRDVTPMAAFASRTFWTVILASTLVCAACGGLASHFLPWGEERGVSSATATVALTLYSLVGPFSALIAGAAADRLPHPGMLAIVFALPLVGFLAALTPWEWGVVLGFTLMGAGFAAVAGLLPMFTSRYFGLANASTIFGVAVGFTTLSLGVGPVVLGVLRDKWGNYTSTSPVMVGALLLAIVLASTLPRYPSR, encoded by the coding sequence ATGTCCGGCGATGATCGGTTGGCGCCTCAGGAAAGTCCTGCACCTAGCGAGGCGAGCCGCCAAGCGATGACCGTCGCAATCGCCTGCTCGATCTGTATGGGATTCAGTTTTGCGCCTGTTTTCATAGGAACTTTTCCGCTCTTCCTTGAGCCCGTCTCTCGGCAGTTCCAATGGAGCGCCGCTATTTTTCCGCAGGCCATGTTGGTCTCCGGTCTCACGGGCGTCCTTTTCGGCCCGTTGGTAGGCCGCTTGATCGACAAGCTGGGCGTACGAAAGGTCTTGCTGCCCGGGCTGATAGCCTGGGCGGCGACGTTGGCCGCGATGTCCTTCCTTAATGGCAGCGTCGCTTTGCTTTACGTGGTCTCGGCCGTGATGGGGCCGGTGGCGGCAACGTGCGGCCCGGTCGCGCTCGCCAAAGTCGTTTCGAGCTGGTTCGACCGAAGCCGCGGCACGGCGCTGAGCGCGGTCCTGGGCGGTTCGGTCGCGATTTTCACGGCCCTGCTGCTGGTGCTCGCGCGCGTTCTGATTCACGATATCGGTTGGCGGGGCGCCTATCTGGCGCTTGCCAGTCTGGTTGTCTTTATCGCCTTGCCCGTCTCTTTCTTTTTCTTGAAGGAGGCGCCGCAGTCGAGCCCTCCCCCTAAGGAGGGCATGCCGATCCCGGCGGGCAGGGACGTGACGCCGATGGCTGCGTTTGCCAGCCGGACATTCTGGACGGTGATCCTTGCATCGACTCTCGTCTGCGCTGCGTGCGGCGGCTTGGCGAGCCACTTTCTTCCCTGGGGGGAAGAACGCGGTGTTTCCTCTGCGACAGCCACCGTGGCGCTAACGCTCTATTCTCTTGTCGGCCCCTTCAGCGCGTTGATCGCTGGCGCAGCCGCGGATCGATTGCCGCATCCGGGAATGCTCGCGATTGTCTTTGCCCTGCCGCTGGTTGGCTTTTTAGCGGCACTGACGCCCTGGGAATGGGGGGTCGTCCTGGGATTTACGCTGATGGGGGCGGGCTTCGCCGCCGTGGCCGGCCTGCTTCCGATGTTCACCAGCCGCTATTTCGGACTGGCCAACGCCTCGACGATATTCGGCGTGGCGGTCGGCTTCACCACATTGTCGTTGGGTGTAGGGCCTGTCGTCCTCGGCGTCCTGCGCGACAAATGGGGCAATTACACCTCCACGTCGCCGGTGATGGTAGGAGCGCTTCTCCTCGCGATTGTCCTTGCGTCGACCCTGCCGCGCTACCCAAGTCGTTGA
- a CDS encoding acyl-CoA dehydrogenase family protein codes for MEESIVKETAARRDSATLPAIAPPEPELTPAQMVGRADAMRQVLRERQAAAEATGNISAETHQALVDAGFFRVIQPRVFGGYGFDLPTYVRLVTAVARGCPETAWVLSLVLGHVHQLASYPLDAQREAYGASGEFRAPEVAAPQGVGHAVPGGFRVSGAWDYASGCAHATHILLAFMVAEPASGAPAMRMGLFDRSDYEIVRNWDVIGMQGTGSDRVVMKDVFVPEHRAKPYPGQDRVLPPEAYADAPLFHGPARPFIILESASVVVGAAEGALDLYEETFLARKATGPTGAPRLQLAEYQLNYGRCRALVDTARAALLQTAADYMEIAERTCATGAPCADDDARRLALVILQSIHLAHEAVDIMFRTAGSSASKRDAMLGRYWRNVGVLRGHLAHQSDSAAINYGRIHFGQPPVGIA; via the coding sequence ATGGAAGAAAGCATCGTGAAAGAGACGGCCGCACGACGTGACAGTGCAACGCTCCCGGCGATCGCGCCGCCGGAACCCGAACTGACACCAGCGCAGATGGTTGGCCGGGCCGACGCCATGCGGCAGGTCTTGCGGGAGCGCCAGGCGGCGGCTGAGGCGACCGGGAACATCTCCGCGGAAACCCACCAGGCTCTGGTCGACGCCGGCTTTTTCCGGGTCATCCAGCCGCGCGTCTTCGGCGGCTATGGGTTCGACCTGCCGACCTATGTCCGCCTTGTGACCGCCGTTGCGCGCGGCTGCCCGGAGACGGCCTGGGTGCTTTCACTGGTGCTGGGCCACGTGCACCAACTGGCTAGTTATCCCCTGGACGCGCAACGCGAAGCCTATGGCGCGAGCGGCGAGTTTCGAGCACCCGAGGTCGCCGCGCCGCAGGGCGTGGGCCACGCCGTTCCCGGGGGGTTCCGGGTCAGCGGAGCCTGGGACTATGCCTCGGGCTGCGCCCACGCCACCCATATCCTGCTGGCCTTCATGGTGGCGGAACCGGCGTCTGGCGCCCCCGCGATGCGTATGGGCCTATTTGACCGGAGCGACTACGAAATCGTCCGCAACTGGGATGTGATCGGGATGCAGGGCACCGGGTCGGATCGGGTCGTTATGAAGGACGTGTTCGTGCCCGAGCACCGCGCCAAGCCTTACCCCGGGCAAGACCGGGTCTTGCCGCCTGAAGCCTATGCCGACGCCCCGCTCTTCCACGGTCCTGCGCGACCCTTCATCATCCTGGAATCTGCATCGGTCGTCGTAGGCGCGGCCGAGGGCGCGCTCGATCTGTACGAGGAGACCTTCTTGGCTCGAAAGGCCACGGGTCCGACCGGCGCGCCTCGTCTCCAGCTGGCCGAGTATCAGTTGAACTACGGCCGGTGCCGCGCATTGGTCGATACGGCGCGGGCGGCCTTGCTCCAGACCGCGGCTGACTACATGGAGATAGCCGAGCGCACCTGCGCAACCGGCGCCCCATGCGCCGACGACGATGCGCGTCGCCTGGCGCTGGTCATCCTCCAGAGCATCCATCTCGCCCACGAGGCCGTAGACATCATGTTCCGCACCGCGGGTTCATCGGCGTCAAAGAGGGACGCCATGCTCGGCCGCTATTGGCGCAACGTCGGCGTGCTGCGCGGCCATCTGGCCCACCAGTCTGACAGCGCGGCCATCAACTATGGCCGGATCCACTTCGGACAGCCCCCCGTTGGCATCGCATGA
- a CDS encoding SDR family oxidoreductase: MADLNGKVALVTGASRGIGREIAIRLAGDGATVAIHYGANLGAAQDVLKTIEDAGGRAFLLQAELDVSDGLFTETFEEFDRGLAKCSGQTGLDILVNNAGQIMFGSVERLRPAEFDRAFAVDVKAPFFLTQAALPRLRDGGRIINISSATSRIVNPDVVSYAMAKGALEVFSKTAALHLGARGITVNSVAPGPTATAEFLRLTESNPDFVEQAKAQSALRRLGTPADIANIVAFLASEEGGWITGQLIDATGGTFLG; encoded by the coding sequence ATGGCTGACCTGAACGGAAAGGTCGCGCTGGTCACCGGCGCGAGCCGGGGCATTGGCCGAGAGATCGCTATCCGCCTTGCTGGCGACGGCGCAACCGTGGCGATCCACTACGGGGCAAACCTTGGGGCGGCTCAAGACGTGCTGAAGACAATCGAGGACGCAGGAGGACGAGCGTTCCTCCTGCAGGCTGAGCTCGACGTGTCGGACGGCCTGTTCACAGAGACATTCGAGGAATTTGATCGCGGTTTGGCGAAATGTTCCGGTCAGACCGGGCTCGACATTCTGGTCAACAACGCCGGACAGATCATGTTCGGCTCGGTCGAAAGGTTGCGCCCGGCCGAGTTCGACAGGGCCTTTGCCGTCGACGTGAAAGCGCCCTTCTTTCTCACGCAGGCGGCATTACCGCGCCTGCGTGATGGAGGTCGCATCATTAATATTTCGTCCGCGACCTCGCGTATCGTGAACCCTGATGTGGTTTCCTATGCGATGGCCAAGGGCGCGCTCGAGGTGTTCAGCAAGACGGCAGCCCTGCACCTCGGCGCCCGCGGCATAACCGTGAATTCCGTGGCGCCCGGCCCAACCGCGACCGCCGAATTTCTACGCCTCACGGAAAGCAATCCCGACTTCGTGGAGCAAGCCAAAGCTCAGTCCGCGCTTCGCCGCTTGGGGACGCCGGCGGACATCGCCAACATTGTCGCCTTCCTTGCGAGCGAGGAAGGCGGGTGGATCACGGGGCAGCTGATCGACGCGACCGGCGGAACGTTCCTTGGCTGA
- a CDS encoding IclR family transcriptional regulator yields the protein MTQDRVRGGKPGTSSDKTLSVMDLFTPERPEWTVDDACIALGQSESTIYRYFRSLVAAGLIFSARPGCYLLGPGIVHYDRQLRISDPLLRAAEPTFAELSCEYQGPGMIFISRIYRDHVMTMHEHRLGVTPFPEGTFARGRLAPLFCGPPAFAILAFLEVRAVRAMFQKTSGDDTEWLEIKRRMRTIRALGYAASIDDTDPGFLIVSVPLKHDDGGIAGSLSLSLPSSSDNTALIATIGSRLVESAAQMGCRATASAS from the coding sequence GTGACCCAGGATCGAGTGCGCGGCGGCAAGCCCGGGACCAGTTCCGACAAGACCTTGTCGGTGATGGATCTGTTCACGCCCGAACGGCCGGAGTGGACAGTGGATGACGCCTGCATCGCGCTGGGGCAGTCTGAGAGCACCATCTATCGCTATTTTCGCAGTCTCGTCGCGGCGGGTCTGATCTTTAGCGCCAGGCCGGGGTGCTATCTCCTGGGCCCCGGAATCGTCCACTACGACCGCCAGTTGCGGATCTCCGATCCCTTGCTGCGCGCGGCGGAGCCGACCTTCGCCGAGCTGTCCTGCGAATATCAAGGGCCCGGCATGATCTTCATCAGCCGGATCTATCGCGATCACGTCATGACGATGCACGAGCATCGCCTCGGGGTAACGCCTTTCCCTGAGGGAACCTTTGCGAGGGGACGGTTGGCGCCACTGTTCTGCGGTCCCCCGGCCTTCGCAATCTTGGCCTTTCTGGAAGTGCGGGCGGTCCGCGCCATGTTTCAGAAAACCTCCGGCGACGATACCGAGTGGTTGGAGATCAAGCGTCGAATGCGAACGATCCGCGCCCTCGGTTACGCCGCCAGCATCGACGATACCGATCCAGGCTTTCTGATCGTGTCGGTCCCCTTGAAGCACGACGACGGCGGCATAGCTGGGAGCCTCAGCCTGTCGCTCCCGAGCAGCTCGGACAATACGGCGTTGATCGCCACTATAGGCTCGAGGCTGGTCGAATCTGCGGCACAGATGGGCTGTCGCGCTACAGCTTCAGCGAGCTGA